The DNA sequence TTGTAACTTGTGGTGTCAAGGAAATCTCAGGCACTAACATAATGGCTGTCTTGCCATAGCTGAGCGCCTCCTGAATTATCTGCAAATAGACCTCCGTCTTACCGCTACCTGTCACTCCTTCTAGCAGAAACGGCTTACCGTCATGCCCGATTTGCTGTGTGATAGCTTGAGCCGCAGCTTCCTGCTCTTCATTTAGCACCAAGGCAGAAGACGCTGAAATATTTTCAAAATAAGCCTCAGAACGACTCACCTCTTTTTCAACGATTTGCAAAGCTGCTTGCTCTATAAAATAATGAATAACTTCCCGTGAAAAGTTCTCTTTCAAATCTGCTAAAAGGTGTATTCCAGTCTGATCCTGTAAAACTTCCCGTAAGACTTGCTTTTTTTTCGCCCGATTGGGAATGACCAATTGACCTAAAACCTCGTGATCAACCCGATACCATTTTTCTGTTTTGATATGTTTTTGATCGATTGCCTGATATTCCAACTGAATCGCTCCTTGCCGCGTTAAACGCATAACCTTAGCTTGCAGTTCTTTATCAAGTGATGAGAAATGCTGCTGATCTACATTTCCAAAAATGAGCAGTCGATCTTCTTCGTTCAGAGAGAGTTGAGCATGGAGAATTTTATCATAACTGGAGTTTAGAAATCCCGGCAACATAGCTTTTAAAATTGAAATTTTGTAAGAAAAAACAGATTTTCTCAATTCTTCTGCCAGCCACAGCTGCTCCTCATTTAAAACTGGTGTAAAATCCAATACCTCTACGATTTCTTTCAATTCTGTCGTCGTTTCTTCTTCTAGCTCTACGACAATCCCTTGAATCAAGCGATTGGCTTTCCCAAAAGGCACATGCACACGCATGCCAATTTCTAACATAGTCGAAAATTCTTTCGGCACCGCATAACTATAAGGTTTATCTGTCTGCATTAGAGGAACATCCACAATGACTTTTGCAATCTGCACTTTCTCACCACCTCTCATTTATCAGTAAAAGAAAAAATAAGATTGAGCTGACCCAACCTTAAATTTTTTCACCCTCTTCTTTTTCCTTCGCAATTTGTTCTTTGATTTTACGCTCTTCTTCTTCTCTGCGCAAACGTTCTTCCTCAGCACGCCGACGAACTGCTTCTCGCTTGCCTTCAGGATCTGGGTGAATCCCAACATTGCCAGATTCGATTTCTTCTAAAGCACGAAGTGTTGATTTGACAGACTTAAATTCTTGGGTCGGAGCTGCTCCTTCTTCCAATTCATGAGCACGTTTTGCTTCAAGAATCACCAAGGAGTATTTTGAAGGCACCTTATCAAGCAAGGTGTCAATTGAAGGTTTTAACATCATAATCTTGTACCTAATTTCTAAATTCTTATCTTACTGAAAGTTGTTCTAACAGCATATCTTGATAGTGACCGATGACACGTTCCACTCGAAAATGCTCTGCTTCAATAACGCGCTTGACACGTTCCGCTGCTAAGGGAACTTCATCATTGACAATGGCATAATCATATTCGCGCATGAGAGCAATTTCTTCTCTTGCTTTGGCAATGCGTCTAGCAATTACCTCAGCACTATCTGTTCCGCGCCCCACCAAACGATCTTGTAATTCTACCAAATCAGGTGGCGTCAAAAAGATAAAGACAGCATTCGGCACTTTTTTCTTCACCTGAAGCGCCCCTTGAACTTCAATCTCAAGGAAAACATCAATCCCTTTATCCAAAGTTTCATTCACATAGGTCAAAGGAGTTCCATAGTAGTTGCCAACATACTCTGCATACTCTAACATCTGACCTTGCCGAATCAACTCCTCAAACTCTTCTCTCGTACGGAAAAAATAATCCACCCCGTCCACTTCACCAGGACGTTGAGCACGAGTTGTCATGGACACAGAGTATTGAAACTGATTATCCGAGCTTTCAAAAATCTCACGTCGAACCGTTCCCTTCCCCACACCTGAGGGACCAGAAAAAACGATTAACAAGCCACGATCCGCCATCATATCTCCTTCATTGTCTTTCTATATAGTGTAACAAAAAAGCAGTATTTTTTCAACTGCTTTTTAGCATAGCATAGGTAGATGCTTGTTTCCTGAGAAAACAATGCAAGTCACTCTTACCTGCCTAAAATTATGCATTAGCTAGATAAACATTCATTCTTAGTAATATCTATTTCGCATAATCCACAGCACGCATTTCCCGAATAACCGTTACTTTGATATTTCCTGGATATTCAAGGTTGTTCTCAATCTTTTCACGCACATCATGAGCCAAAATAGTAATTTTATCGTCTTTGATTTGACCAGGATTGACCATAATCCGAATCTCACGACCTGCTTGTAAAGCAAAACTATTTTTCACGCCCTCAAAGCTATTGGCAATTTCTTCCAAATCTTGCAGGCGCTTGATATAGCTTTCAAGGGATTCGCTACGAGCACCTGGACGAGCCGCACTAAGCGCATCAGCTGCTGCAACAATAACTGCAATCACACTTTCAGGTTCTACATCACCATGATGACTGGCAATTGTATTGACCACAATTGGATGTTCCTTATACTTACGAGCCAATTCTGTTCCAATTTCCACATGGCTACCTTCCACTTCACGGTCAATAGCCTTTCCAATATCGTGAAGGAAGCCTGCACGGCGAGCTAAGTTAGCATTTTCACCGAGTTCACTTGCAATGACACCAGACAACTTAGCAACTTCAACAGAATGACGCAATACATTTTGCCCATATGACGTACGGAATTGCAAGCGTCCCATAATCTTCATCAAATCCGGATGTAAGTTTGGTGCACCGATTTCATAAGCCGCTACTTCACCATATTCACGAATCTTATGGTCAATTTCCAGACGATTTTTCTCTACTAATTCTTCAATGCGAGCTGGGTGGATACGACCGTCTTTCAGCAG is a window from the Streptococcus anginosus subsp. whileyi MAS624 genome containing:
- the rpoZ gene encoding DNA-directed RNA polymerase subunit omega encodes the protein MMLKPSIDTLLDKVPSKYSLVILEAKRAHELEEGAAPTQEFKSVKSTLRALEEIESGNVGIHPDPEGKREAVRRRAEEERLRREEEERKIKEQIAKEKEEGEKI
- the gmk gene encoding guanylate kinase; this encodes MADRGLLIVFSGPSGVGKGTVRREIFESSDNQFQYSVSMTTRAQRPGEVDGVDYFFRTREEFEELIRQGQMLEYAEYVGNYYGTPLTYVNETLDKGIDVFLEIEVQGALQVKKKVPNAVFIFLTPPDLVELQDRLVGRGTDSAEVIARRIAKAREEIALMREYDYAIVNDEVPLAAERVKRVIEAEHFRVERVIGHYQDMLLEQLSVR